From Musa acuminata AAA Group cultivar baxijiao chromosome BXJ3-8, Cavendish_Baxijiao_AAA, whole genome shotgun sequence, one genomic window encodes:
- the LOC103993315 gene encoding transcription factor MYB2, with protein sequence MEFHGRTCGSFMAQSEEEVDLRRGPWTAEEDLVLMNYVAAHGEGRWNSLARCSGLRRTGKSCRLRWLNYLRPDVRRGNITPEEQLLILQLHTRWGNRWSKIAQYLPGRTDNEIKNYWRTRVQKHAKQLRCDVNSKQFKDAMTYVWMPRLVERIRAASGVSTTAPAGPAAEVELVMKPSPEESSTPSSSFGAEFPPAPPVFDTFPAAAAAATQSGEGELPGWWSESGDTDLGLPDFDHSVWGDDLWSAEDIWLQQQL encoded by the exons atggagttccATGGCAGGACTTGCGGCTCCTTCATGGCCCAGAGCGAGGAGGAGGTGGACCTGAGAAGGGGGCCGTGGACCGCGGAGGAAGACCTCGTTCTGATGAACTATGTGGCGGCTCATGGCGAGGGGCGATGGAATTCTCTCGCCCGTTGCTCGG GGCTGAGAAGAACAGGGAAGAGCTGCCGGCTTCGATGGCTCAACTATCTTCGTCCCGACGTCCGGCGGGGCAACATCACCCCGGAGGAGCAGCTCCTCATCCTGCAACTCCACACTCGCTGGGGAAACCG GTGGTCCAAGATCGCGCAGTACTTGCCCGGGaggaccgacaacgagatcaagaactactggcggACGAGGGTGCAGAAGCACGCGAAGCAGCTCCGGTGCGACGTCAACAGCAAGCAGTTCAAGGACGCCATGACATACGTGTGGATGCCTCGCCTCGTGGAGCGGATCCGGGCGGCCTCCGGCGTCTCGACCACGGCTCCGGCGGGCCCGGCCGCGGAAGTCGAGCTGGTGATGAAGCCGAGCCCAGAGGAGTCGAGCACCCCCAGTTCGTCGTTCGGAGCAGAGTTCCCACCGGCGCCTCCGGTCTTCGATACcttccccgccgccgccgccgccgccacgcaGAGTGGCGAGGGTGAACTCCCCGGATGGTGGTCGGAGTCCGGCGACACTGACCTGGGGTTGCCTGACTTCGACCACAGCGTGTGGGGAGACGACCTGTGGAGTGCGGAAGACATATGGCTGCAGCAACAGCTttag
- the LOC135645038 gene encoding galactinol synthase 1-like: protein MAPNMKAKGKGKQAGGKPSRAYVTFLAGDGDYVKGAVGLAKGLRKVGSAYPLVVAVLPDVPESHRRLLAAQGCIVREIEPVYPPESQTRFAMAYYVINYSKLRLWEFVEYKKMVYLDADIQVFENIDHLFDLPDGHFYAVMDCFCEKTWSHSPQYKIGYCQQCPDRVAWPSDELGPPPSLYFNAGMFVHEPSLATSESLLAALKITRPTPFAEQDFLNMFFKDIYKPIPLVYNLVLAMLWRHPENVELEKVKVVHYCAAGSKPWRFTGKEANMDRKDINVLVKRWWDVYHDESLDYKGPAVTSKQPLRGALPEAGPVKYVTAPSAA from the exons ATGGCGCCGAACATGAAGGCTAAGGGGAAAGGGAAGCAGGCCGGGGGGAAGCCGTCTAGAGCGTACGTGACGTTCCTGGCGGGCGACGGCGACTACGTGAAGGGTGCGGTGGGGCTAGCGAAGGGGTTGAGGAAGGTTGGATCCGCTTACCCGTTGGTGGTGGCGGTCCTTCCCGATGTGCCGGAGAGCCACCGTCGCCTCCTCGCCGCCCAGGGCTGCATCGTCCGCGAGATCGAGCCTGTCTACCCCCCGGAGAGCCAGACCCGGTTCGCCATGGCCTACTACGTCATCAATTACTCCAAGCTCCGCTTATGGGAG TTTGTGGAGTACAAGAAGATGGTGTACCTGGACGCGGACATACAGGTGTTCGAGAACATCGACCACCTGTTCGATCTGCCGGACGGCCATTTCTACGCCGTCATGGATTGCTTCTGCGAGAAGACATGGAGTCACTCACCACAGTACAAGATCGGCTACTGCCAGCAGTGCCCGGACCGGGTGGCCTGGCCCAGCGACGAGTTGGGTCCGCCGCCCTCCCTCTACTTCAACGCTGGCATGTTCGTCCACGAGCCCAGCCTCGCCACCAGCGAGTCCCTCCTCGCCGCCCTCAAGATCACTCGCCCTACCCCCTTCGCCGAGCAG GACTTCCTGAACATGTTCTTCAAGGATATCTACAAGCCAATCCCGTTGGTCTACAACCTGGTCTTGGCCATGCTGTGGAGGCACCCGGAGAACGTGGAGCTAGAGAAGGTGAAGGTGGTCCACTACTGCGCTGCG GGATCGAAGCCATGGAGGTTCACAGGGAAGGAAGCGAACATGGACCGGAAGGACATCAACGTGCTGGTGAAAAGGTGGTGGGACGTATACCATGACGAGAGCCTGGACTACAAGGGCCCAGCGGTGACCTCGAAGCAGCCGCTCCGGGGGGCGCTGCCGGAGGCTGGGCCGGTGAAGTACGTGACTGCACCTTCGGCCGCGTGA